A single genomic interval of Mycobacterium sp. DL592 harbors:
- a CDS encoding CPBP family intramembrane glutamic endopeptidase, with product MSAPPDESDESRRRGLKIEVGVMLAVSFGVSAAIAVLQLIDAVLSGLAGRRVRLNENLSRYDLINLGLNLATIAQLVAWGALALYLLWRGGITPARLGLGRLRWRADVLGGLGLAALIGIPGLLFYLAARWLGMNAEVEPSALHSSWWRIPVLILAAFANGFAEEVVVVGYLITRLKQLGLTENRAILATSVLRGTYHLYQGFGAGLGNLVMGLVFGYTWTRTGRLWPLVIAHGVIDTVAFVGYALLAGQLGWLK from the coding sequence GTGAGCGCGCCCCCCGACGAATCGGACGAGAGCCGGCGGCGGGGGCTCAAGATCGAGGTCGGCGTCATGCTGGCCGTCAGCTTCGGGGTGAGCGCGGCGATCGCGGTCCTGCAACTGATTGACGCGGTGCTGTCGGGTCTGGCTGGGCGCCGGGTCCGGCTCAACGAGAACCTGTCCCGCTACGACCTGATCAACCTCGGACTGAACCTCGCGACGATCGCCCAGCTCGTCGCCTGGGGAGCGCTGGCCCTGTATCTGCTGTGGCGCGGGGGCATCACCCCGGCCCGGCTCGGGCTCGGCAGGCTGCGCTGGCGCGCCGACGTTCTCGGCGGCCTCGGTCTGGCCGCCCTGATCGGTATACCGGGGCTGCTGTTCTACCTCGCGGCGCGCTGGCTGGGGATGAACGCCGAGGTGGAGCCCTCAGCACTGCACAGCAGCTGGTGGCGCATCCCGGTCCTGATCCTGGCTGCGTTCGCCAACGGATTCGCCGAGGAAGTCGTGGTCGTCGGCTACCTCATCACGCGGCTCAAGCAACTGGGCCTGACCGAGAACCGGGCGATCCTGGCCACCAGCGTGCTGCGCGGGACCTACCACCTCTACCAGGGCTTCGGCGCAGGACTCGGCAATCTCGTGATGGGTCTGGTGTTCGGCTACACCTGGACCCGCACCGGGCGGCTGTGGCCGCTGGTCATCGCCCACGGCGTCATCGACACCGTCGCATTCGTCGGCTACGCCCTGTTGGCCGGCCAGCTTGGCTGGTTGAAGTAG
- a CDS encoding DUF4328 domain-containing protein, producing the protein MIQVCSQCGTRWNVRDRQRAWCPRCNGALLAPSTPPDPRWDPRAATQPPTRPPTQQGNTPRLPSGFRWIAVRPGPPPPPRWRRRPLGPTPRYFTIPRWGLYDQLAPQAADEQTAARRGPAPTTIRAALLSVATIFGLAAAVHIVRYVLLLINRTSLLPPLVAGGALWLGVLVSLAAIVAVILAAVVMTSWLIARRSAVYQFRGQEDPRPAWQLWAGCLVPVVNLVWAPIFVLELAHAEDSHARLRPPITAWWIAWLFSTGISIFGIATSFTTEPQGIADNTVTVIIAYLVGLATVVLLWRVFDGFVRKPVERPLHRWVIVADDQPAPTESAAAVESDRQEPAA; encoded by the coding sequence GTGATTCAGGTGTGTTCCCAATGCGGGACGCGGTGGAATGTGCGCGACCGGCAGCGTGCCTGGTGCCCGCGCTGCAACGGTGCGCTGCTGGCACCGAGTACCCCGCCGGACCCGCGCTGGGATCCACGTGCGGCGACGCAGCCGCCGACACGCCCGCCGACACAGCAGGGCAACACGCCGCGTCTGCCCTCCGGATTCCGTTGGATCGCCGTCCGTCCCGGCCCGCCGCCACCGCCGCGGTGGCGACGCCGGCCGCTCGGCCCGACCCCACGCTATTTCACGATCCCGCGATGGGGCCTGTACGACCAGCTCGCGCCGCAGGCCGCCGACGAGCAGACCGCCGCCAGGCGTGGCCCCGCACCGACGACGATCCGGGCCGCGCTGCTGTCGGTCGCCACGATCTTCGGCCTGGCCGCCGCCGTCCACATCGTTCGTTACGTGCTGCTGCTGATCAACCGCACCTCGCTGCTGCCCCCACTCGTGGCCGGCGGCGCGCTGTGGCTGGGCGTGCTGGTCAGTCTCGCCGCGATCGTGGCGGTGATCCTGGCCGCGGTCGTCATGACGTCGTGGCTGATCGCCCGGCGGTCGGCGGTCTACCAGTTCCGCGGCCAGGAGGACCCCCGCCCGGCGTGGCAGTTGTGGGCCGGGTGCCTGGTGCCCGTCGTCAATCTGGTCTGGGCGCCCATCTTCGTGCTGGAACTCGCCCACGCCGAGGACTCACATGCCCGGCTGCGCCCACCGATCACCGCCTGGTGGATTGCATGGCTGTTCTCCACCGGCATCTCGATCTTCGGTATCGCGACGAGCTTCACGACAGAGCCGCAGGGCATCGCGGACAACACCGTCACGGTGATCATCGCCTACCTGGTCGGGCTCGCCACCGTCGTGCTGCTGTGGCGGGTGTTCGACGGTTTCGTCCGCAAGCCGGTCGAGCGGCCCCTGCACCGATGGGTGATCGTCGCCGACGACCAGCCCGCCCCCACCGAATCCGCCGCTGCGGTTGAGTCGGACCGACAGGAACCGGCAGCATAG
- a CDS encoding glycerophosphodiester phosphodiesterase has product MTTADGAIGGHPFVVAHRGASADRPEHTLAAYELALQEGADGVECDVRLTRDGHLVCVHDRRVDRTSTGSGLVSEMTLAELKRLDWGAWHSSWRADGSLGDTGLLTLDDLVRLVLDWNRPVKLFIETKHPVRYGALVESKVLALLHRYGIAAPLSADLSRAVVMSFSAAAVWRIRRAAPLLPTVLLGETSRYLGGSAATTVGATAVGPSIATLREHPELVDRAAAQGRAMYCWTVDHYEDVGYCRDLGVGWIATNHPGRTKAWLQNGLTVPGPD; this is encoded by the coding sequence ATGACGACGGCCGACGGCGCCATCGGCGGGCACCCTTTCGTGGTCGCCCACCGGGGTGCGTCGGCCGATCGCCCCGAGCACACCCTGGCCGCCTACGAGTTGGCGCTGCAGGAAGGTGCCGACGGTGTCGAGTGCGATGTCCGGCTGACCCGCGACGGTCACCTGGTCTGTGTCCACGACCGTCGCGTCGATCGCACCTCGACCGGGAGCGGCCTGGTCAGCGAGATGACGCTGGCCGAGTTGAAGCGGCTGGACTGGGGCGCCTGGCACAGCAGCTGGCGCGCCGACGGCAGCCTCGGGGACACCGGCCTGCTCACCCTCGACGACCTGGTTCGTCTGGTCCTGGACTGGAACCGGCCGGTCAAGCTCTTCATCGAGACCAAGCACCCGGTGCGCTACGGCGCACTGGTGGAGAGCAAGGTGCTGGCCCTGCTGCACCGCTACGGCATCGCCGCACCGCTGTCGGCGGACCTGTCGCGCGCCGTGGTGATGTCGTTCTCGGCCGCCGCGGTGTGGCGCATCCGCAGGGCGGCGCCTCTGCTGCCGACGGTGCTGCTCGGTGAGACGTCGCGTTACCTGGGCGGCAGCGCCGCCACCACCGTCGGTGCCACCGCCGTCGGCCCCTCGATCGCCACCTTGCGGGAGCATCCCGAGCTCGTCGACCGGGCAGCGGCGCAGGGCCGTGCGATGTACTGCTGGACCGTCGACCACTACGAGGACGTCGGCTACTGCCGCGACCTCGGTGTCGGCTGGATCGCGACGAACCACCCGGGCCGTACGAAGGCCTGGCTGCAGAACGGGCTGACCGTCCCGGGCCCCGACTAG
- a CDS encoding LCP family protein, whose protein sequence is MLLLVAVTALVGTAVWINSTLRHIPVFSAYTDRPAAGAGTTWLLVGSDSREGLTPEQQAELATGGDLGNGRTDTILVVHIPALGSAAPTTMVSIPRDSYVQIPGYGQDKINAAFAEGGAPLLAQTVEQATGLHLDHYAEVGFGGFASLVDALGGVQVCPAEPISDPLAGIELPGGCQTLDGRNALGYVRSRATPRADLDRMIHQREFMSALLHRATSPAVWLNPWRWYSVPHAAVASLTVDDGDHVWDLARLGWALHGSTTTLTVPIGEFTGNESGSVVVWDSAAAQQLFDALRTDAAIPQQVLDAQP, encoded by the coding sequence GTGCTGCTGCTGGTAGCGGTCACCGCACTGGTGGGGACGGCGGTGTGGATCAACTCGACCCTGCGTCACATCCCGGTGTTCAGTGCCTACACCGACCGGCCCGCGGCCGGCGCGGGGACCACCTGGCTGCTCGTCGGCTCCGACAGCCGCGAAGGGCTGACCCCCGAACAACAAGCCGAACTGGCCACCGGCGGCGACCTCGGTAACGGCCGCACCGACACCATCCTGGTGGTGCACATCCCCGCGCTGGGGTCGGCAGCGCCCACCACGATGGTGTCGATCCCGCGCGACTCCTACGTCCAGATCCCCGGCTACGGCCAGGACAAGATCAACGCCGCCTTCGCCGAGGGCGGGGCGCCACTGTTGGCACAGACCGTCGAGCAGGCCACCGGGCTGCATCTCGACCACTACGCCGAAGTCGGCTTCGGCGGGTTCGCGAGCCTGGTCGACGCCCTCGGTGGCGTGCAGGTGTGCCCCGCCGAGCCGATCAGCGACCCGCTGGCCGGTATCGAGCTGCCGGGCGGCTGTCAGACGCTCGACGGTCGCAACGCGCTCGGCTACGTCCGCAGCCGGGCCACCCCGCGCGCCGACCTGGACCGAATGATCCACCAGCGCGAGTTCATGTCCGCCCTGCTGCATCGGGCCACCAGCCCGGCGGTGTGGCTCAACCCGTGGCGCTGGTATTCGGTACCGCACGCCGCGGTGGCGTCACTGACCGTCGACGACGGCGACCACGTCTGGGATCTGGCCCGGCTGGGGTGGGCACTGCACGGGTCGACGACGACGCTGACGGTGCCGATCGGCGAGTTCACCGGCAACGAGTCCGGTTCGGTCGTGGTGTGGGATTCCGCTGCCGCGCAACAGTTGTTCGACGCGCTGCGCACCGACGCGGCGATCCCGCAGCAGGTCCTCGACGCCCAGCCCTAG